In the Sedimentisphaera cyanobacteriorum genome, CTCCTCCCTGTATGCAAGCCTTGAAGTAAAATCGAATTCTCGCTCTTTCTCCTGAAGCATTTTTGTAGGCTCGAGAAACGCAAACAGCATCGCCTTGAGCAAATTCCTCGCACCTATCACCCATGCCGCTATGCGGTTTATACTCGCATCAAAGAAATCAAGTCCGATGTGTATATCGCTTAACCTTCTGCTGCGTACAAGCTCGTGAGCGATTTCTATTAGCTCTTCGTTGAGTGTAACAACATGGTCGCTGTCCCAGCGTACCGGCCTGCTTACATGCAGAAGCATTTTTTCATAAAACAACAAAATCGCTGAGATCTTTTCAGAGATCATCTCTGTTGGGTGGAAGTGTCCCGAGTCAAGACATATCATCTTTCCCCTGCTCAACGCATACCCCATATAAAACTCGTGCGAGCCGACAGTGTAGCTCTCAGCACCAATGCCGAACAGCTTAGACTCAACTGAATCAAGTGTTAGCTCTTTAGGATAATCCTTTTCGAAAATTTCATCAAGAGATTCGGTTAGTCTTTCTCTCGGGGCAGCTCTGTCAACCGGCACGTCCTTAAAACCGTCCGGAATCCAGAAGTTGTTTGCTGATTCGGTGTTAAACTGTTTGCCAAAATACGCTGCTATTTCCCTGCATCTTCTACCGTGCTCAATCCAGAAATCCCTGACTGCCCTGTCCGGGTGGCTTAGAGTAAGCCCGTCGGAAAACTTATCGTGGGCAAAAAAAGTGGGGTTGAAGTCTATGCCTTGAAGCCTCTCTCTGCCCCAGTGTGCCCAGCTTTCAAAATGCTTTACCTCGATCTGGTCTCTGTCAACAAAGCCGCCGAGATTGTCAAGGTAGCAGGCATGCAGATTCAGCCTGTGTTTGCCCGGAATCAAAGACATTGCAAACTCTATATCACTGCGGAGCTGCTCGATGTTTTTTGCTTGTCCGGGATAATTGCCGGTGGCCTGAATGCCGCCGGAGAGCTGTGAACCGTTATGTTCAAAGCCGCCAACATCATCCCCCTGCCAGCAATGTATTGAAACTGATATGCTTTTTAATGCCTGAATTGCAGTTTCAGTATCAACCCCTAAAGAGGCATACTGCTCTTTGGCAAATTTGTATTCAGCTTCGATATTAATGCTCATA is a window encoding:
- a CDS encoding L-rhamnose isomerase codes for the protein MSINIEAEYKFAKEQYASLGVDTETAIQALKSISVSIHCWQGDDVGGFEHNGSQLSGGIQATGNYPGQAKNIEQLRSDIEFAMSLIPGKHRLNLHACYLDNLGGFVDRDQIEVKHFESWAHWGRERLQGIDFNPTFFAHDKFSDGLTLSHPDRAVRDFWIEHGRRCREIAAYFGKQFNTESANNFWIPDGFKDVPVDRAAPRERLTESLDEIFEKDYPKELTLDSVESKLFGIGAESYTVGSHEFYMGYALSRGKMICLDSGHFHPTEMISEKISAILLFYEKMLLHVSRPVRWDSDHVVTLNEELIEIAHELVRSRRLSDIHIGLDFFDASINRIAAWVIGARNLLKAMLFAFLEPTKMLQEKEREFDFTSRLAYREELKTMPFNAVWKYYCEQMCVPAGISWLDEVRQYEKDVLSKR